The genomic stretch TTAAATGTCCACAATTTTACGTGGAGCGAAACATAATGTTCTCCTAATCCAAAATTAACTGCACCACTTATCAAAGCTGTAAATCATTTCACTGAATACTTTAGCCTTTAGTTCTCAAATTATGATTTTGTGgtgtaatacaaattattcaagCTCTCTGTTTGCTTGCTCGACAGACGTCAAAACAGAAGTGACAGAAATTATCAGGAAACGTACCAGCGGAGGGATTTCCGAGGCCAGAGGGATGGACAAAACAACATGCGAGACAATGAATATAGAGGTCAGAGGGATGGACAAAACAACATGCGAGACAACGAGTACAGAGGCCAGAGGGAACGAGACGGTGACTACAGAGTACAAAGAGATCAAGACAATCGGAGAGATGGCTTTACGGTGGGTGTCTGGAAGTTGTATGATTTTTGAACAGTTATGTGTTAACATATGATTATTATCTGTTTCGATGGACATTTCTGACCATTAAATTCTTTTACTAAATTGTACTGGTAATTTTTTTGTGTACTTATGAAGTGCATATACAGTATTTTCAGTTAATAGCTTCTCTTTGAAGAACTTTACTGGCCTGAGTTGAGCACTAATGTGTATCATGTAGGTAAATTCCAGAAAATGGGTATTTTTTGCATCCTTGCTTGAACTAATGCCAGtcagtcattaaaaaaaattgttttgtttcataaagAGCAATAAAAGTGGAAGAATTGGTGTGGGTTTCTCTCTTACTTCAGTACTTACTCTCAAACTCGGAAGTCATTTGGATATGAAAGTTTTAGAAGTAGCAACTACAATGTCTGACCTGTTGTTATTTTGCAGAGCCATCCACAGCAGCAACAACAGAGACAAGGGCAGGGCATGAACCGAGGAGGCTGGGTCAATCGTGGCAGAGGAGGCGCTGGTCCTAGCATTCGCAGCAGAGGTACATATAGCAATAGTCTGGTCGACCTTGTGTTCGTAAAAATCTATACCAATAGTACAAAATGAATGGTCTATATAGATACAATACATTCTTAGGCAATTCAGTGTTAACAATTCCGAGCATTAGATTGTTAAGCACAAGTAATAACTTACATAGCAGGTTGCTGGCTGGGCAGGCACATTGGTGTCCTGGTGTCGGTTTGGAAAGGTTCCCTCTTCATATTTATAACGTAATAACCAGCCAGCAATCAATGGAAAGTGAGATACTTATTGTAAACTTTAAGTaaaacaaagtgtgtacacggttGTATTTTATGAGACAAAGACCACACATTACTCTTACAGACCTAGCATAAAGCATTCAAGTTGAGCCTCTCTGCTTCAACCATAGATTTTGGAAGTGgtctaaagtttaaatttttacaaatcacATCATTTTTTGCTCTTGCTTATGATTTATCCCCTTTAAACTGTCTTGATAATAAAAGAATCGTGTATCCTGAATCATGTATTGTGTATTATTGGCGatatacatatttactttgtAATGCAGGTACTCTTTCCTCTGATTCATGATCGAAAGTGGACATAATAAAATTAGCCTTCTTGTTTGCGTTGTGGATGTACTTAATAAATTTCTATTGCTATTggggtaattttttatgattacagTGGAAGGAAAATTCTCACAGCTACCCATTGTACGTTCACATGATAATCGCGGTCCTGCGTCTGCTTTTGGGTATATTATTAAgtccttttataaaattataaaagatcgTTAACAGAAATTATGACGTATACCATTTTCagaaaaagttagaaaataatagtattgttaCTAGATGATTTTGgtacataataatttgttacacattatatgtatgtaatattccTTATTAACATGTTCTTCAAGAACAGTTTTGCATCAAAATTAACATGTAGGTAAGTTTCACGTATATAGGCaagtaaagtaaatatcaagAACAAAAAACTCATTATAGGAGTAGAATGAATGATCTTTTAACCAGCTGGCGAGCCGCTTTTCCGGTTGGTCGTCTGCCCACTTCATTGCTGCTGGAAGATGGTTCTAAAGCTTGGATCCCATGTACTTTGGCTTCTTTTCATGTTTGGTCAGGCGGTGTACAGGTGTACAGCTGTGGTCTCGTCTTGAGTGGGTTCGGTGTTTTTGTCCTTGCGTATGTTACTGTGTGCAATATGTACAAATTCACAATATTTAGGATTTTGAGTTCCTTGAactttttgttttgtgaaaaatgtcaATTTAATCTTCTGCCATGTGAAAAATATGTGCTTATCTCCTTATATTGTTTGAAAGGGAAAAACTCCAgttgagttttataataaaaagtgcacAATTGCAATTGATGGAGCAGAGAAATTCCATGGAGTTTGTAGCATTTCAAAGACTCTTGTCCGACCTCCACTCGATTCACCTTATGTTGGTCTGTCAGCTGTTTTGGAACCTACCATACGGACAGTTTCCCACAGTCAATCTGCGATCATTACGGAACACCATTTTCAAGTTTTCCCAGAATTTCAGTCACAATTGAAGGTTATCCTCTCCTCTGATGATCATGCACAGATGTATGGCCGTTTTCCAACTCACAGTATCACTTGAACACACTCATACAATTCATAGATTTATTACCATACCTCAATAAACGTCAACCAAGGTTTTTCTCTTCTAAACGAGATAACGGACATTGTGTATTTTGCACTTGGTGAGAGATTGAATTCATGAAACATCACATTGACAGTTCTCAACGTACTGACTTCGAATTGGTCTTGTTGCAGAAGGGAAGAACAGACTACAGGGCAGTGTAGGCAACATGTTGGGGGGAAAGTGGTCTTGAAAGCCTCAGTACActtaataattaaagaataatgcAATACTGCCTAGTGACTTAGGTGGAAAACCTTTTCTCCTAAGTATTCCAGAAAAAAATTCCATTCCCAAAATCCTTATAGAACTCTTGTTAGATTCTGGATTAGTTTATTGTGATTGTCTGATGAAGGAATAGGATTTCTGAATTCTAACATCTTAACAAAATATCTAGGACTAGGATATCCATGATTCTGACTCCATGTTAAACCTTGATTTCCATTGGTTATCAGATGTTAATTAGCGTGTTAAACCTTGATTTCCATTGGTTATCAGATGTTAATTAGTGTGTTAAACCTTGATTTCCATTGGTTATCAGATGTTAATTAGCGTGTTAAACCTTGATTTCCATTGGTTATCGGATGTTTATTAGCGTTTTAAACCTTGATTTCCATTGGTTATCGGAAATCAGAACATCTGCCAAGAATCAATGCCTGGTAATGTTATGTAACAGTAGAACACCTCACTCATCACACTGTTCCTTACGTAAGTGATATTTTGGTGTTAAAGGTCGAGGTGGCCCTGGTGGCAACTTCAACAGAGCGCCAGGCTCAGGTCCACAGAACCAGCCACAGCAGAACAATACAGCAGCTGTTAAGAAGAATACTCTTAAGTTTGATGAAGAGTACGACTTTGACAAGGCCAACTCAGAGTTTGAAGAGCTCAGAAGTAAAACTGCTAAACTGAAGATTAGTGGTGAGTCTTGTTAgttgttaacttatttacttgTGCTGGAACCTGAGAGGTAGCAATTGTAGCCTCAAGTACATTTTGAATATCAAGAGAGAAAATGTACAGATTGTGCAATCAACAATTAACAACTCGTTAGTTACTCAAGATTTGTAATAAAGTAGTTTATAAATGAGGAAGATGCCTCATCATCTTAGGTTAGGATGAGACTGAATACTTAATTGTATTTCTACAGTAGAAATTTGTTGGTCATGACAATGTGGTGTCTAGGAGAGGGAGAAGCTGCAGCACCCAAGGTTAATGGAGAAGACAAGAAGGACGACTCTGGAAACGAGACCGGACTGGGAGAGGGAGAACCAGAGGAGGACCCAGAACATGAGCATGTTGTCTACTACGATAAGACCAAGAGCTTCTTTGACAACATTAGCTGTGAGGCAGTCGAGAGGAGCAAAGGGTTAGTTAATGTTTGTGTAATAGTAGTAACTGCTTGATACGGTTTCATAATCCCAGTTCGTTGCTGGTTTCGTTATTGTATTCGTGAGGTCTccaaataatataacatactaacaaattcttaagtttttaattaataatatcacaAAAGAGTATTGTGCAAAGGAATGCAGTAGACCTAACTTGCCTTCAGGTGTAAATTTTATCTTACCATTCTTGTGTTAGTtggagcaagtaatttttataaaggaGTAATAACACCATGATATATAATACTTCCATTAAACATTTAACCAAAGTATCTAAttgttttttagttcaaaatagtATCTATGTGTTCAAAATAGTTCATCAAAACTTTTAACCTATTGACTACCaattgaaattcaaatatttttactctcatcTACCgaattaatttttcagttttcaaTGTAAATCATTGTGTGGTTGCTTAAAGTCAATTAACCCGGGAGAAAAAATTATGTTCtcttaatgttattttatgaaaGTCTCATAAAACTGCTGCATGCTCACTGCTTTGTTTTTCTACgtctttttataacaaattatttttctgattTCTACTCAGGCTATTGTAATGTTTCTGGTATCCAAATttgcagaattaaattttctaactaaataaagaattttaaagtttatcaaagcaatttaataattagcaattatatcttttttatgtttataaactttaaaaaataacttttaagccttaaaactacaagaaattataaaaactttactatgGAGAGCCAAATATTTCAGTTCTgcatttaattaactataacatatcaaaatttcataCCCTTAGggcaacaaataataattttataataaaataaaataaatttgttatgtgccaatttttttaaaaataaaaataaaaacaaatacaaatcacTCATCAATAGCATCAAAAGAGTTCCAATCATTGAACCAATGAAGTTTTTTTCACTATCACTGTCACAAAAtctatatacacatttttacaaacactattttatatatttacaatttttttttttatctggtaGGCCTAATTGCAAATGTGTTTGGGCAAACACATTGATCAGCTGTGGACAACTcagtatttagaataaaaaaaagtcaaagacttttaattttaaatagatgaTTTATATTGATTACTAAATCACCGATAAactacaaaaaacaataaacacaattaaatatatatatttcttgagccaatatattttatttcaaaacatgaaaTCGGCGGACAATATATTGTCCGCCCGGGTTATAAGGGTTAAACTATTAAACAACCATATAACatgttgaatttatattttaagcatttaGCTGCTTAGCAACAATTGGATTTTTACCGGATCTaccactaaaaacaaaattatatggaTCATTAGCTTGTCTTGGCCATTCCCAAGTTTGAAGGTTATGTAGGCCGTGtcgcataattttttaaaatttctttatcaatACTTTTCCTCAAAATTTTGTCTTAAAAGTTACCAACAttcactttatttttactttcattgagtATGTTCTCCGCAAAGTTCTAAAACTCTCAGAAAATTTACCATTTTACGAGCTGAAAAATAACATGTAGTTTTAGACAAGCAGTCAATGTTCAAGGCCAGACAACAGGTTACCTATCACATGTCAACCAGCTCATATTAAAATCAGATTTCAAATAACATCTTGACATTgctcaatattttaatgtacttctGTTAATAAAGATACAGTTCAATTGCTTATGAAGAAACACattgttgaaaacaaaaatgattCAGTTTTATATCAGTATGTTTGTTATCTTGTCTGCTGATAAAATCTCAACCTGCCTTGTGGTCTGAGTAATTATTACTTGGtaataaagtaagtaaacaaGTTGTGCGTCcccattaaatattgatttagaaTGTCAATTTTCATGACGAGATGACTGAGGTCTTGTgaattacatttcttttttttgtgcTTATGATTATTTCTACAAGGAGACCATATGATTTCCTAtggatgatattgccttagcataccaacataatgacataaagaaaacagaacaggcactcactgatgatctttcagtcctcgcagattattttagagcctggaagctaaatccaaatcctaataaaactgaagtatcatgtttccacctaaataacagactggcgaactacaagttaaatataactcttgatggtgtcaaattgaaacataatgaacatccgcagtatctgggagttaccttagaccgatctctcacttttaaaagtcaccttcaaaagacagcagcaaagctgaaaacaagggctaatatagtacagcatcttgctggatcaacttggggagccaacgctaaagtactgcgtaccacttctttgtcccttgtgtactccgctgctgaatattgtgctcctgtgtggcttaatagtgcacatgtgcgagaggtcgatgtcgttcttaatagggccatgaggacaattactggaactctcatggcaacaccaacaccttggctcccagtgctgagcaatatagcaccacctgagattagacgcaaagaggctcttctgagagagttcaacaagatcgtgtccaatcccgaattgcccgttacgcgcgaccttcctcagcaagatagccggctcaaatcacgcaagccatcactacgaacagcatcccagttgatagaggagaactttacgcctaatgctaactgggcgtcatcctgggaatcattcgatggacggaacaagttcttgatatccgatcctacgaaagcagcgggtggcttggaaattcctcgaaaggaatgggttttattgaatcgttttcgaactggggttgggagaagcaatcactggaaattcaagtggggtattactgacgaccagacgtgtgattgtggcgcaaactctcagacaattgagcacattgtaaacgactgccctttgcgattgttttctggtggtctggctggtctgagtggtttagaggatgggtctctaaactggctcagtaatttggatttagctttgtgacgggagattttaatattatttttaatttatgactcaagaactttgttcttacgtactttttaataattgtaatttttaatttatttatttatggatagctgcctttgtcccccatacgatatatatatatatatatgatttccTTAGAGTCAGAATTAGGCTTAATCTGTATATAATTAACACAGTTGATTCAACCGTCTCAGATTTGTATAAATGTAGTGTAGTGGTAGCCCTATCTGAAACTTAACACACAATCAAAATTCATGTCAAACATTTGCTGATTATGaattgaaaaaagaacaaaaaactgCCATAAACCTGTATTTTTTGTGCAAGTAATTTGTACTTCttcatagttttatatgtattaaaagaaCAGTAATTTGGTTGTACTGATTTTATTCGGTTGTgtttaaattctgtttcaaatgttgGTAATAAACTTCAGATTAAtgtttacacatatataaaatatcttgtaaGTGTACCATCtacaaaaaaaataactaatacatttcTCATTCCATGAAATACAATTCTCTGTTAAGGATTAAGTTATCAACTGTAAATTGGAATACTACAAATTTCAACCTCTAACCATCCAATGGATGAATTTTATGTCTTGGACATACCCAGGGTACTACCTCACGCAGCAAACGTCCATCCGCTGGATGCAACAAACAAACTTTTTTCATCTCGTCTCAGTTGCAATCTCCATcaggaaaacatttaaataatggcatTAATGTACCTCGGTTGTAACAGTGAGTTTATGGTAAATGTACCATTAACTGTTGCTGACGCTTCCAGCAGTGATGAGGAAAATACAGTCCTTCTGTGTTCAgttagtaaaagaaaaaattatgttCGTGGTGGGTGATACATGATGTTGGTTTGATAATCCGACGAGTATTCCATACCCTGGCGAGTATCCCACAGCACTGCATGTATTCTCACTACTTTTATCAGCTGCTCCATAATTAGTCacaattgattaaataaaacaactgtaaattttaattgaGGTTCGAATAACACTGATAACAGTGTTTAGCTACCAATAAAGAGACCATGCAGCAAGGAATTAGTGCGGTGGGAGCTGTTGACGTGATGCTGTGTACACGCACAGCTGAAAACGTCCACGTGGTTGCCTGTAAAAATCACTCAGCGAGTAATTAAAAAGCATCCATCTGCTGGTGTAATTTTCTTCTATCAGTTGGACGGACACCAGTGAGCGGTATTCCAATTAATCCAAATAACCAGGCGAGTGATCTTTACCGAGCATCTCAACGCATCCACCCAGTGGATGGATGGCCCTGTGGTGTGAGACGGCCTTAAAGCAGCTAGTACTTAAAATAATAcaggaaaaatatgaaattgaagcAATGTTGTAATCAGactcaaataaaaacagtttaagataagaaatgtgaaatttttacagcatgtattattcatttatcacaaatatttttgttaagattAGTACATGcagctttttaaaatttggacCTTATTTTAAAATGGCTTTAATTACCTCCTTTGAGAGCCCGTAATTTTACATGAAgcgattaaaatataattgtactttttctgtattcatgaaagttatcttaaagagttttgaatttaacaaaaatatttttcaacccCGAAATAAATTGTACCACCTTAATGAGGTTTTATCCAAAGCACTACATGTCAATCaatgtttcaattacttttaattattatcaaactACTTCTGATATATCATTCAGATAATTTTTGCTCCAAGTATATTGTGGAATCTCTAACACTAAAAGTAGAGCCTTTGAGAATGTCTGAACCATTCTAAGGCactgtaaatttatatatgataGTTGAATGTTGTGTTGCAAGTTACAGGCCACGGCAACTTAAAAGAGGTTTCTATTTGTTTATCTATTCATTGACTTCAGTCTAAATTATGAAACTTTATgacatttgtataatttaattttgattttacagaCGATCTCAGAGAACCGACTGGAGGACGGAGCGGAAGCTGAACTCTGAAACTTTTGGTGTTGCATCAGCTCGGCGGGGAGGCTACCGGGGTCGTGGAGGGTACTATGGAGGCCGAGGCATGTACCGAGGCTATCGGGGTTACAACATGCGAGGCCAGACCAACCGGAACCCTCAGTCCAGACCTCCCCCCACAACACAACAGACCAGCACTCCTCCTGGTAAGTGATGCTTCCAAACTAGTGATGGTTGACAAAATaagattagtatttttatttagaatttcatAAAACAGATTTAGGCATCCTTtaacatattggtttaaaatattggaTGTAATCAAGATTCTCTAAATCCATATTTGCCAATATGACCGATTTTGTTATTACACTTTGTCACTCAATCAACATAATTGGTAAGAGgagcaaattatatttaatttgtaatacaaaaagaAACGAACATAAATTGTTGTAGTAtggaaattttaatgtaaaattttgtcttGATTTGTCTTTAAAACCCTGCAACACTTGCGTGGGGTAAATGTGACCCCACGCGGGCATTTTTGTTCATAACTCCTCAGCAGTTGGCACCCATTCCTTGTTGTTTTCAGTAGCTGTTGGGTTCCTAGCCTAGTTGAAGGCCGACAATGCCACACGTGTTTGTTATTTAGCGTTTGACAGCCATAACCTCACTTTTGAGATTGGGGTCAGATTTACCCCACGCGAGTATTAGTGTAACTAATTTTTTTCACAAGTTGTGTCTTTTTTTGTGTGATTAAGCATCATTTCTGCTATCATACAGACAACTggtgttattgttattgtttctttttgGCAATATGGCCACCGGGGAGGTGTTTGAAAGATTTGTAAATGACATTTTCAATGAATCAGAATCTGAGGAAGAATTTGGTGGGAGCGATTCTGAAGAAGATAATGTGGAAATAAATAACGAAGATAGTGAAAAGTGAACAAAGTGCTGATGAACTAGAAGTAAATGGAGATGATGAAATGGATGAAGATTTACGCTTTTATATTAGCAAGAATCAACTAACATTGTGGATGAACAAACCGCCACGTCAAAATGTTCGAGTTTTGGATCGGACCGTTATACCTGCAATGCACGCACCAGGAGTGAAACCAACAGGTAAAAATGCTCTTACACTATACAGGCCTTTGAGCTTTATTTCACTAATGAAATTCTAGGCAAAATTGTTgattatacaaatgaaaaaattgatCAACTGAGAGGTAGTTATAATAGGGAACGTGATGCAAAAGGTACTAACTTAGCTGAAATAAAAGCTGTAATTGGTCTTTTATATTTAGCTGGTGTGAAGAAAAGCTCACACGTCAACTTGAAAGATTTATGGGTAAGAAATGGGTTGGGCTTTGAATTATTTTGCTGTGTAATGAGTCTCCCGAggtttgaatttttgttaactGCTATACGTTTTGATAGCATCGCAACCAGAGATCAAAGAATAAAAGTTGATAACCTTGCACCTATCAGAGAAACCTTTACTGACTAAGTTGAAAATTTCCAAAAGTACTATTCACTTGGTCATTTGGTGACTCTTGACGAGAAACTTGAGGCATTTAGAGGCAGATGCCAATTTCGGCAATACATCCACAACAAGCCGGCCAAGTATGGCATCAAACTATTTGTGTTGGTTGATGCAAGAATGTCATATACATTAAACTTGGAAATTTATGCCGCTAAACAGCCTGAGGGCCTATTTAAGGTTTCAAATGCAGCAAAAGATGTTACTATGAGAATGATAAAGCCAATAGAAAAT from Homalodisca vitripennis isolate AUS2020 chromosome 2, UT_GWSS_2.1, whole genome shotgun sequence encodes the following:
- the LOC124353804 gene encoding protein LSM14 homolog B-like isoform X3, with translation MASSMPEIGSKISLISKADIRYEGKLFTVDPNECTIALSHVRSFGTEDRQTQYPVPAQSQVYEYILFRGSDIKDISIVNTQQLPNDPAIVSGMAPSMPSNYPGHSYSHHPVMSAPMAPPQYPNYMAPGMGRSLSKQAMSMSVLELLGGSRSSTPSLSRKSPTIDQAVQVSPHKDKKPIQPPAPREGRQNRSDRNYQETYQRRDFRGQRDGQNNMRDNEYRGQRDGQNNMRDNEYRGQRERDGDYRVQRDQDNRRDGFTSHPQQQQQRQGQGMNRGGWVNRGRGGAGPSIRSRGRGGPGGNFNRAPGSGPQNQPQQNNTAAVKKNTLKFDEEYDFDKANSEFEELRSKTAKLKISGEGEAAAPKVNGEDKKDDSGNETGLGEGEPEEDPEHEHVVYYDKTKSFFDNISCEAVERSKGRSQRTDWRTERKLNSETFGVASARRGGYRGRGGYYGGRGMYRGYRGYNMRGQTNRNPQSRPPPTTQQTSTPPAK
- the LOC124353804 gene encoding protein LSM14 homolog B-like isoform X2 yields the protein MASSMPEIGSKISLISKADIRYEGKLFTVDPNECTIALSHVRSFGTEDRQTQYPVPAQSQVYEYILFRGSDIKDISIVNTQQLPNDPAIVSGMAPSMPSNYPGHSYSHHPVMSAPMAPPQYPNYMAPGMGRSLSKQAMSSELVNVNPQETVPGHTVPVPVQVHAPPVIPIVKEPTTELLGGSRSSTPSLSRKSPTIDQAVQVSPHKDKKPIQPPAPREGRQNRSDRNYQETYQRRDFRGQRDGQNNMRDNEYRGQRDGQNNMRDNEYRGQRERDGDYRVQRDQDNRRDGFTSHPQQQQQRQGQGMNRGGWVNRGRGGAGPSIRSRGRGGPGGNFNRAPGSGPQNQPQQNNTAAVKKNTLKFDEEYDFDKANSEFEELRSKTAKLKISGEGEAAAPKVNGEDKKDDSGNETGLGEGEPEEDPEHEHVVYYDKTKSFFDNISCEAVERSKGRSQRTDWRTERKLNSETFGVASARRGGYRGRGGYYGGRGMYRGYRGYNMRGQTNRNPQSRPPPTTQQTSTPPAK
- the LOC124353804 gene encoding protein LSM14 homolog B-like isoform X1, producing MASSMPEIGSKISLISKADIRYEGKLFTVDPNECTIALSHVRSFGTEDRQTQYPVPAQSQVYEYILFRGSDIKDISIVNTQQLPNDPAIVSGMAPSMPSNYPGHSYSHHPVMSAPMAPPQYPNYMAPGMGRSLSKQAMSSELVNVNPQETVPGHTVPVPVQVHAPPVIPIVKEPTTVSVLELLGGSRSSTPSLSRKSPTIDQAVQVSPHKDKKPIQPPAPREGRQNRSDRNYQETYQRRDFRGQRDGQNNMRDNEYRGQRDGQNNMRDNEYRGQRERDGDYRVQRDQDNRRDGFTSHPQQQQQRQGQGMNRGGWVNRGRGGAGPSIRSRGRGGPGGNFNRAPGSGPQNQPQQNNTAAVKKNTLKFDEEYDFDKANSEFEELRSKTAKLKISGEGEAAAPKVNGEDKKDDSGNETGLGEGEPEEDPEHEHVVYYDKTKSFFDNISCEAVERSKGRSQRTDWRTERKLNSETFGVASARRGGYRGRGGYYGGRGMYRGYRGYNMRGQTNRNPQSRPPPTTQQTSTPPAK
- the LOC124353804 gene encoding protein LSM14 homolog B-like isoform X4; this encodes MASSMPEIGSKISLISKADIRYEGKLFTVDPNECTIALSHVRSFGTEDRQTQYPVPAQSQVYEYILFRGSDIKDISIVNTQQLPNDPAIVSGMAPSMPSNYPGHSYSHHPVMSAPMAPPQYPNYMAPGMGRSLSKQAMSKLLGGSRSSTPSLSRKSPTIDQAVQVSPHKDKKPIQPPAPREGRQNRSDRNYQETYQRRDFRGQRDGQNNMRDNEYRGQRDGQNNMRDNEYRGQRERDGDYRVQRDQDNRRDGFTSHPQQQQQRQGQGMNRGGWVNRGRGGAGPSIRSRGRGGPGGNFNRAPGSGPQNQPQQNNTAAVKKNTLKFDEEYDFDKANSEFEELRSKTAKLKISGEGEAAAPKVNGEDKKDDSGNETGLGEGEPEEDPEHEHVVYYDKTKSFFDNISCEAVERSKGRSQRTDWRTERKLNSETFGVASARRGGYRGRGGYYGGRGMYRGYRGYNMRGQTNRNPQSRPPPTTQQTSTPPAK